The Spirosoma oryzicola region GCCTTAGGCTTTTCTTCCTTCGGTTTTTCCTCTTTCGGCTTCTCTTCCTTTTTTGCCACTACAGCCTTCTCGGCCGCTGCTTTCTCGGCGTCTGATTTCTCATTTGGCCCTGGTTTGCCATCGGTCGTTTCGCGATTACCTTCGGCGACTTCTTCTGCCTGTGCGTTGGCTTCGGGAGCGTCGGCGGGTGGTTCCGCCTGCGACAAATCAACCGGCGCGGGCTGCGACGATGTATCGACGTTTTCGGGAGCCATCAGCATTTCGCCGTTATCCTGTGCAATGGGTTGCTGCGATGTGGTATCGAGCGCTACATTCGTCAGTTCGTCGGAGCCGTTGGTATCGTCAGAAATGTATTCATAACCAACGTAAAGCAAAGCCGCGATCAGTCCCACCAGTACGATAAGCGTAAGAGCGGGCAAACCGGAACTCCCGGTCGGACGTGGGTTTGTCGTTTGATTATCAGTTTCCATTCGGATGTATGGTTAAGGTGCAATCAGCTGACGGCTCATCTCGGCCACTTTTTCTTTCAATTCGTCTTTGAACTGCGCCAACTTTTGAGCAACCCGCTCATCGGTGCTTCCGACGATCTGTGCGGCCAGAATTCCGGCATTTCGCGCGCCATCGAGGGCCATTGTAGCCACCGGAACACCAGCGGGCATTTGTAAGATCGACAGAACCGAATCCCACCCGTCAATCGAATTGCTGGATTTGACCGGAACCCCGATAACGGGTAAGGTTGTCAACGAAGCAACCATGCCGGGCAGATGCGCTGCGCCACCAGCCCCGGCTACAATAACCCGTATGCCCCGGTCGCGGGCAGTCTTGGCGTACTCGACCATCTTTTCGGGTGTACGGTGGGCCGATACGATATCCATCTCCCAAACTACACCCAGTGTTGTTAAAACGTCGG contains the following coding sequences:
- the purE gene encoding 5-(carboxyamino)imidazole ribonucleotide mutase → MVGIIMGSLSDRKVMQEAADVLTTLGVVWEMDIVSAHRTPEKMVEYAKTARDRGIRVIVAGAGGAAHLPGMVASLTTLPVIGVPVKSSNSIDGWDSVLSILQMPAGVPVATMALDGARNAGILAAQIVGSTDERVAQKLAQFKDELKEKVAEMSRQLIAP
- a CDS encoding LysM peptidoglycan-binding domain-containing protein yields the protein METDNQTTNPRPTGSSGLPALTLIVLVGLIAALLYVGYEYISDDTNGSDELTNVALDTTSQQPIAQDNGEMLMAPENVDTSSQPAPVDLSQAEPPADAPEANAQAEEVAEGNRETTDGKPGPNEKSDAEKAAAEKAVVAKKEEKPKEEKPKEEKPKAEKPKEEVAIVKPKVKPGGVSTAYTVGSGETFYGVANRYNMKVSTLKALNPGVAESDVKAGVTKLNVKVMAVHTVGPGDVLRVVAQKYGVSKEAIMRANKRDKDIATRGERLIIPFPDRQ